DNA from Deltaproteobacteria bacterium:
CATCGCTGGCATCTGGGTGGGCGAATGGGTCCCCACGTCCATCTCCCTTATATCTTTGGGGGTAACCCTCCCCCTGCTCCTTTTCCTCTGCCGCCAGAACAAAAAGATAGCTAAGTTGCTGGCCCTGGCCTCATTGCTCGCCCTGGGGGCCCTCCTAATTCATCTCAGGATGTACCCCACCCTTGTGCCCCATCACATCTTGAAGATCCCCGAAGGGAAGAAAGTGGTGTTGACGGGGACCATCTACAGGCCCCCGCAGAGGAAGGGGGAAAAGATCGTCATCTATCTACTGGTCGAGAGGATCTACGAAGGGAATAAATGTACCCCATCCACAGGAAAGGTGAGGATCACCATCAGAGACCCTGCCTTAAAATTGAGGTATGGTTATCTGGTACGCTTAAAGGCCAAACTCTATCACCCCCGCAACTTCCGTAACCCCGGGTCCTTTGACTATGAGGGGTATCTGCGGCGCCGGGGGGTATTGGTCACAGGATATGTACGGGGTGGAGACCAAGTTCAGATCTTAAGCAAGAAGGGAGGAAACCCTCTTTTGCGCCGGTTCGACCGCTGGCGGGAGGAGATAGAGGCCTTCTTGGACGAAAACACCCTCCCTCCGGGCAGGGGATTGCTTAAGGCGTTGCTCATCGGGGAGCGGGGGGAGATCCCTAAGGAGGTCAGGGAGGCATTCATTGATGCCGGGGCAGTCCACATCCTCGCCATCTCGGGGTTGCACCTGGGCATCATCGTTACCCTGATCTTTTTATCCGCCCAGGGGCTCCTCAAATTATCGGAGCGTGTCCTCCTTCGGTATGACACCAGAAAGGTCGCCGCCCTGGCCACCTTCCCCCCTCTGCTCTGCTATATCCTCATCACAGGTTTCCCCATCTCCACCATCAGGGCGGGGATCGTGGCCTGCTGCTTTCTGGTGGCCATCCTCCTGGACAGATATAGGAATCCCCTCAACACCCTGGCCTTCGCCGCCTTCCTCATCCTCCTCATCTCCCCCACCTCCCTCTGGGATCCATCTTTTCAACTCTCCTTCTCCTCTGTGCTGGGCATCATCCTGCTTATCTCTCCCCTATACCGCCGCCTCTTCCCTCAAGACCCCCTGACCCTTTTGACCCGCGCAAAAGAGGGAAGGCTAAAGAGAGGGATAGCCTTATCTCTGATCGCCTCCTTTGCTGCCATAGTGGTCACCTCCCCCGTGGTGGCCTTCCACTTCCACCGTCTCTCCACCATGGGTCTGGTATCCAATTCAATCATCATCCCCTTGGTGGGGTTGGGGCTTCTCCCCTTGGGGCTCCTCTGCCTCCCCTTTATACCCATATTCCCTTCATTAGGGGCCCTCTTGGCAAAGCTGGCCGCTGAACTATCCCATGGAGGGATAAGGGCGATGGAGTTGATCTCCTCTTTGCCCTTTGCCTCTTTCTACCTGCCGAGCCCCACGGCATGGGAGATGGTTATCTTTTACTCCTTTATCGCCTCCCTCCTTTGGCTCAAGAGGTCTTCCTTCAGGAGGATGGCCGTGGCCCTCATCCTCTTTCTCGTGTTATTTGACCTCTCCTATTGGGGGCTAAAGGGTTATGGGCAAAAGGGGCTTCAGGTAACCTTTCTTGATGTAGGGCAGGGGGACTGCGCCTTGGTAGAATTTCCCCGGGGCAAGAGGATGTTGATCGATGGGGGAGGCCTTTACGGGGATTTCGACGTGGGAGAGAAGGTAGTAGCCCCCTTCCTCTGGGAGAAGCGCATCTTGGGGGTGGATTATCTGGTCCTGACCCATCCCCAACCCGACCACTATAAGGGCCTTATCTTCGTTGCCCAGCACTTCCGGGTACAAGAGTTTTGGCACAACGGGCTGCTGAGCCCTGCCCCTGCCTATCGACAGCTCCTGCAGGTCATAAAGGAAAAAAGGATCAGGATGGTGAGGGCGGAGGACGGATTCTCCAGATCTATAGGGGGGGTCTGGGTGGAAGTTCTCCATCCCCCCATGGGATGGATGCCCGGGGGACCGAGGAAAAGAGGTTGGGTCAACAATAACTCCGTGGTATTGAAAATCTCCTTTGGGGATCATAGCCTGCTGTTCACCGGAGATATAGAAAAAGAGGCGGAGGCAAGGCTGCTGAAGGCCAGCAAGGGGTTACGTGCCCAGTTGATCAAGGTACCCCATCACGGAAGCAAGACATCCAGTACTTACTACTTCGTAAAGGAAGTTTTCCCCCTCTATGCCGTCATCTCCCTGGGTTTCAGAAACCCCTTTCACTTCCCGAGTAGGAGGGTCGTGAGGAGATACAAGGGGTTTGGCTGTCGGGTATTACGGACCGATTTGGACGGGGCGATTATGGCAACGAGCGATGGCAAGAGGTTAGAGGTGAGGAGCTTCAGGGATCTATGAGC
Protein-coding regions in this window:
- a CDS encoding DNA internalization-related competence protein ComEC/Rec2; the encoded protein is MIPSGWKGFNSPFLPISLALIAGIWVGEWVPTSISLISLGVTLPLLLFLCRQNKKIAKLLALASLLALGALLIHLRMYPTLVPHHILKIPEGKKVVLTGTIYRPPQRKGEKIVIYLLVERIYEGNKCTPSTGKVRITIRDPALKLRYGYLVRLKAKLYHPRNFRNPGSFDYEGYLRRRGVLVTGYVRGGDQVQILSKKGGNPLLRRFDRWREEIEAFLDENTLPPGRGLLKALLIGERGEIPKEVREAFIDAGAVHILAISGLHLGIIVTLIFLSAQGLLKLSERVLLRYDTRKVAALATFPPLLCYILITGFPISTIRAGIVACCFLVAILLDRYRNPLNTLAFAAFLILLISPTSLWDPSFQLSFSSVLGIILLISPLYRRLFPQDPLTLLTRAKEGRLKRGIALSLIASFAAIVVTSPVVAFHFHRLSTMGLVSNSIIIPLVGLGLLPLGLLCLPFIPIFPSLGALLAKLAAELSHGGIRAMELISSLPFASFYLPSPTAWEMVIFYSFIASLLWLKRSSFRRMAVALILFLVLFDLSYWGLKGYGQKGLQVTFLDVGQGDCALVEFPRGKRMLIDGGGLYGDFDVGEKVVAPFLWEKRILGVDYLVLTHPQPDHYKGLIFVAQHFRVQEFWHNGLLSPAPAYRQLLQVIKEKRIRMVRAEDGFSRSIGGVWVEVLHPPMGWMPGGPRKRGWVNNNSVVLKISFGDHSLLFTGDIEKEAEARLLKASKGLRAQLIKVPHHGSKTSSTYYFVKEVFPLYAVISLGFRNPFHFPSRRVVRRYKGFGCRVLRTDLDGAIMATSDGKRLEVRSFRDL